One genomic region from Amaranthus tricolor cultivar Red isolate AtriRed21 chromosome 12, ASM2621246v1, whole genome shotgun sequence encodes:
- the LOC130828754 gene encoding uncharacterized protein LOC130828754: protein MPTSATKKPSEDLIFRLESSENQTKYKSLRELKNQIIGNRTKKNFYVKLGVVIPAVVNSLSSVDSSVVVQACAVIGSFACGIDAGVKAVLDAGAFSILFRLISCPDAKVVDAAARSLKLIYQSKLAPKYDFFSTENMGFLISVLNGEVENLTGLGASIITHSCQTNVEQKVLCEAGILKNLLNLLRGTLSQREASLEALAAIIKNNPDVSLEFSEADNGKAFRAVCELTKDKYPRIRLLASICLIALWNASPCHVQDVGLGTKLIHILIELLDDPGQVGDEAPFALSSLIAEREDLQKLAFEADIIEKLSNHLRKEPFQTRRLQGIFLVLADVCSKLEVCRAKLLSLEILKLVAEALNNDCSEVQTAACMCLRSVSRSVKNLSAGVFMNEVVVIPLLKLLNDVSTTVQVAALSALCNLVVEFTTRKSVFLQYGAVKQLVHLSTSMDSTIRLNALWALKNLIFLAENQFKEGIFMELTPSTLLSLICDPEPTVQEQAIGFVCNLIDGCVDSIDYVFSEDSALLHAIGRQLRNSSMSEVCIEGMYVLVNVATGNEFHKEAVLQQLLPPAGSNDQSVIVKHLQSSDDRLRTATVWTLVNLTTPSSPGAYARFVKLQNAGVYTQIKNMTCDPCLDVKLRVRTALGQSVTFSDITS from the exons ATGCCGACATCAGCGACGAAGAAACCGTCGGAAGACCTGATTTTCCGGCTAGAATCGTCGGAAAATCAGACAAAATATAAATCACTACGAGAACTGAAAAATCAGATCATTGGAAATCGcaccaaaaaaaatttctacGTCAAACTCGGCGTCGTAATTCCTGCTGTTGTCAATTCTCTCTCTTCCGTTGATTCTTCCGTCGTCGTGCAAGCTTGTGCTGTTATCGGAAGCTTCGCTTGTGGTATAGATGCTGGTGTGAAGGCTGTGCTTGATGCAGGCGCTTTCTCGATCCTTTTTCGCCTCATTTCTTGCCCTGATGCTAAG GTTGTGGATGCTGCTGCTCGATCGCTGAAATTGATTTATCAATCCAAGTTGGCTCCCaagtatgattttttttcaacaGAGAACATGGGCTTCCTTATTTCGGTTTTGAATGGAGAGGTTGAGAATCTAACTGGGCTCGGTGCCTCTATTATAACGCATTCATGTCAGACAAATGTAGAACAAAAGGTACTATGTGAGGCTGGTATATTAAAGAACCTTCTAAACCTTCTACGAGGTACTCTGAGTCAGAGAGAGGCTAGTTTAGAGGCTTTAGCCGCCATTATTAAGAATAATCCTGATGTTAGTTTGGAATTTTCTGAAGCTGATAATGGAAAAGCTTTTAGAGCTGTATGTGAACTAACAAAGGATAAGTATCCTCGGATAAGGCTTCTAGCTTCCATCTGCTTGATTGCTTTGTGGAACGCTTCACCATGTCATGTGCAAGATGTTGGACTCGGAACTAAGCTAATACATATTTTGATTGAGCTTCTTGATGATCCTGGTCAAGTTGGTGATGAAGCTCCATTTGCTTTGTCCAGTTTGATTGCTGAAAGAGAGGACCTGCAAAAACTAGCTTTTGAAGCAGACATCATTGAAAAACTGAGCAATCATTTGAGGAAAGAACCATTTCAAACTAGACGGTTACAGGGGATATTTCTGGTTCTTGCAGATGTGTGCTCAAAGTTGGAAGTCTGTAGGGCAAAGCTTTTATCTCTTGAG ATCCTCAAATTGGTAGCTGAGGCATTAAATAATGACTGCTCAGAAGTACAGACTGCAGCTTGCATGTGTTTGCGCAGTGTTTCTCGGTCAGTCAAG AATTTGAGTGCAGGTGTATTTATGAATGAAGTGGTTGTAATTCCGTTGCTTAAGCTTCTAAATGATGTTTCTACTACTGTCCAG GTTGCAGCACTTAGTGCTTTATGTAATTTAGTGGTGGAGTTTACTACACGTAAGTCGGTGTTTCTTCAGTATGGAGCTGTAAAACAACTTGTTCATCTATCAACATCAATGGATTCTACTATCAGGTTGAATGCCCTATGGGCTCTGAAAAACCTGATCTTTTTGGCCGAGAACCAGTTCAAAGAGGGAATTTTTATGGAGTTGACTCCTTCCACATTGTTGAGTCTCATATGTG ATCCTGAGCCAACAGTCCAAGAACAAGCTATTGGTTTTGTTTGCAATCTTATTGATGGATGCGTTGACTCTATTGACTATGTCTTTAGCGAAGATTCTGCTTTGTTGCATGCTATTGGAAGACAACTGAGAAACTCTTCCATGTCTGAAGTCTGCATTGAG GGGATGTATGTACTTGTAAACGTGGCAACTGGGAACGAATTCCACAAAGAAGCAGTACTACAGCAATTACTCCCACCAGCTGGTAGCAATGACCAATCGGTTATAGTCAAGCATTTGCAGAGCAGTGACGATAGGTTACGCACAGCGACTGTTTGGACTCTGGTAAATCTCACTACTCCCAGCAGCCCTGGTGCATATGCTCGGTTTGTCAAGCTACAAAATGCCGGTGTATATACTCAAATAAAGAATATGACATGTGATCCTTGCCTTGATGTTAAG CTTCGTGTCAGAACCGCATTGGGACAGTCGGTGACATTTTCCGACATCACTTCCTAG
- the LOC130828755 gene encoding uncharacterized protein LOC130828755 codes for MYYNRGGGYGDFPDGREMAPKRQRLMDQGPSYYGASAGYGASTGYGASPGSSYMYNPTSYAGYANELPPFPVVRLRGLPFDCTEVDIQEFLRGLDLVDILFIHKGGRFSGEAYCVLGYPMQVELAIQRNRHNIGRRYVEVFRSKRHEYYKAITSEISDGSSKSPRRGSRAKSYDEGKELLEHTGILRLRGLPFSARREDIKKFFDDFDLADDVVHITYNSSGRPSGEAFVKFSSPDESKAAMVKDKMTLGSRYIELFPASKEEMDEATAKGRASSQEDLNEPVKHTGILKLRGLPFSATKEDIIEFFNGFVVSEDSINITFMPDGRPTGEAFVEFASAEDSEAAMERDRKTLGSRYIELFASSQEELNEALSKGQ; via the exons atgtaCTACAACAGAGGAGGAGG ATATGGGGATTTTCCTGATGGGCGTGAAATGGCTCCAAAGCGACAACGGTTGATGGACCAGGGTCCTTCTTATTATGGGGCTTCAGCAGGCTATGGTGCCTCAACTGGCTATGGAGCTTCACCTGGTTCGAGTTATATGTATAATCCAACTTCATATGCAGGATATGCCAACGAGCTTCCTCCATTCCCTGTTGTTCGACTTCGTGGTCTACCCTTTGACTGTACTGAGGTAGATATTCAAGAGTTTCTTCGGGGTCTGGATTTAGTTGATATTCTATTCATTCATAAAGGTGGCCGCTTTTCCGGAGAAGCATATTGTGTTCTGGGCTATCCTATGCAGGTGGAATTGGCCATCCAGAGAAACAGGCATAATATCGGTCGGAGATATGTAGAGGTATTTCGAAGCAAGAGGCATGAATATTATAAGGCTATTACAAGTGAAATTTCTGATGGTAGTAGCAAATCTCCACGTAGAGGTTCTAGAGCAAAGTCTTATGATGAAGGGAAGGAATTGTTGGAACACACAGGAATATTGAGGTTAAGAGGTTTGCCTTTTTCTGCAAGAAGAGAGGACATCAAGAAATTTTTCGACGATTTTGATCTTGCTGATGATGTtgttcatatcacttataattctTCTGGTAGACCATCTGGGGAAGCTTTTGTGAAGTTTTCCAGTCCGGATGAGTCTAAAGCCGCTATGGTTAAAGACAAAATGACCCTTGGGAGTCGATACATTGAGCTGTTTCCTGCATCGAAAGAAGAGATGGACGAAGCAACTGCTAAAGGAAG AGCAAGTTCTCAAGAAGACTTAAACGAACCGGTGAAGCATACGGGAATCTTAAAGCTAAGAGGACTGCCCTTTTCAGCCACAAAGGAGGATATAATAGAATTCTTCAATGGATTTGTTGTATCTGAAGATTCAATCAACATTACGTTTATGCCAGATGGGAGGCCAACCGGTGAAGCATTTGTCGAGTTCGCGAGTGCTGAAGATTCAGAGGCCGCAATGGAAAGGGACAGGAAGACCCTCGGAAGCCGCTACATTGAGCTCTTTGCTTCATCCCAGGAAGAACTAAACGAGGCGCTCTCAAAGGGACAGTGA
- the LOC130796871 gene encoding chaperonin-like RbcX protein 2, chloroplastic produces the protein MVGGFSLLSSPVIDYSHACPCIFLDPVNCSSMNLKSGMGKKQSRSREIGSLELSSSFVDSGKDFLGIVNKRSSRKQKKIRSPLIVNELGGQYEENFEDVKTQLLNYFTYKAARTVLNQLYEMNPPQYTWLYNFLLKNKPADGKIFIRKLGKEKQDLAERIMVTRLHLYGKWIKKCDHAEIYKNISDENLELMREKLLETIVWPSDDNTEKIG, from the exons ATGGTGGGTGGATTTTCTCTTTTGAGTTCTCCTGTTATAGATTATTCACATGCTTGTCCATGTATATTTTTGGATCCTGTGAATTGTTCTAGTATGAATCTCAAGAGTGGTATGGGTAAAAAGCAATCAAGAAGCAGGGAAATTGGATCATTGGAACTTAGTAGTTCCTTTGTTGATTCAGGGAAAGATTTTTTGGGTATTGTGAATAAGAGAAGCTcaagaaaacagaaaaaaattAGAAGTCCTTTGATTGTCAATGAACTTGGAGGACAGTATGAGGAAAACTTTGAGGATGTTAAGACG CAATTACTCAACTATTTTACTTACAAAGCTGCGAGGACTGTTCTAAACCAGCTATATGAAATGAACCCCCCTCAATATACATGGCTCTATAA TTTCCTCCTAAAAAACAAACCTGCAGATGGAAAAATCTTCATTCGTAAGCTTGGGAAG GAAAAACAAGACCTTGCCGAAAGAATAATGGTAACACGACTTCATCTATATGGAAAGTGGATTAAG AAATGCGATCATGCTGAAATATACAAGAACATATCAGACGAAAACTTGGAGTTGATGCGCGAAAAGTTACTGGAAACCATTGTATGGCCTTCAGATGACAACACGGAGAAGATCGGATAA